A segment of the Georgenia sp. M64 genome:
CCACCGGGGCGTGCGTCATCTCCCGCGGTATCACCGGCTCACGGCACGTCAGCGGGCTGGGCGAGCGGGCGACCGTCACCTCCCCGCTGCACAAGGAGGTCTACGACCTCGTGACGGGCGCGTGCCTGACCTCCCCGGCGCTGCGGCTGCGCACGTTCGCCACCCGGGTGGTCGGCGGGTACGTGGAGGTCGCCGGATGACCACGGTCACCACCCTGCGCCCGCCCGTGGGCCGGCACCCCCGCACCCGTGCCGCGGTCGCGCCGGCCCTGCTCGCCTGCTCCCACGGGACGTCGGCCCCCGATGGTCAGGCCGCCGTCGCGGGCCTCGTGGCCGCGGTCGCCGCCCGGCGCCGCGACCTCGTCGTGGCGCCGGCGTTCGTCGACGTCCAGCAGCCCGACGTGCCTGTCACCCTCGCCGGGCTGGGCGAGCGGGCGGTGCGCATCGTGCCCCTGCTGCTCTCCGCCGGCTACCACGTGCACGTCGACCTCGCCCGGGCCGCGCGCGGCGCCCACGAGGCCGTCGTCGGGCCGGCACTCGGTCCGGACCTCCGCCTCGCCGAGATCCTGGCCCGGCGCCTGCGCGAGGCCGGGCTCGGCCCGGGCGACTCCGTCGTCCTCGCCGCGGCCGGCTCGTCCGACCCCCGCGCGGTCGCCGACTGCCGCGTGCAGGCCACGATGCTCGCCGGCGTGCTCGGCCGGGGGGTGACCGCCGGGTTCATCTCCGCGGCTCAGCCGGCGCTCGCGGACGCCGTCGCCGAGGCCCGTCGGGCCCGGCCCGGCGCCCGGGTGGCGGTGGCCACGTACCTGCTCGCACCGGGGTACTTCGCCGACCTGGCGGCCGCGTGCGGCGCGGACCTCGTCAGCGCCCCGCTGCTGCTCCCGGAGGAGGCGCCCGCCGACCTGGTCGACGTCGTCCTCGACCGCTACGCGGCCCCGGCCCGACCGCCGACGCCGGCCGTCCGCCGCTGACCGGGCGGCACCGGCGCCGCCGGGGAGCCGCCCGTAGGATCGCCACCATGACGCGACCCGGGATCCACGCCAGCCCCGAGCCCGACGAGGTGCCGGCCGAGCTGCGGGCCGCCCGCGGCACGATCGACAACATCGACGCCGCCCTCGTGCACCTGCTCGCCGAGCGGTTCCGGTGCACCCAGCAGGTCGGGGTGCTCAAGGCCAGGCTGAGCCTGCCGCCGTCGGACCCGGCCCGCGAGCAGCGTCAGGTCGCCCGGCTGCGGGCGCTGGCGGAGGAGGCCGGCCTCGACCCGGTGTTCGCCGAGAAGTTCCTCGCGTTCATCGTCGAGGAGGTCATCCGGCACCACACGGTCATCGCCGACACGATCGCCACCGGCGGCGACGTCGCCGGAGCAGTCCCGGGCAGCGTCGGCCCCGGCGCGTGAGCCGGCGGGGCGTGTGAGCCGCCCGGGCGCCTGAATCGCCCCGGCGCGTGAACCGCCCCGGCGCGCGAACCGCCCCGGCGCGCGAACCGCCCCGGACCCTGAACCCCCCGGAGCCTGGGGCCTCAGGCGTACAGCGCGTCGATCTCGGCGGCGAAGTCGCGGGCGACCTCGCCCCGGCGGACCTTCATCGACGGGGTGAGGTAGCCGTTCGCCTCGGTGAAGTCCGTGGTGAGCACGCGGATCTTGCGGATGGACTCCGCGCGGGAGACCGCCTCG
Coding sequences within it:
- the nirD gene encoding nitrite reductase small subunit NirD, producing the protein MTETLLEPPRTVVWSRVCALSDLDVGWGEAALVGRDQVALFRLDGEEVLAVDNRDPATGACVISRGITGSRHVSGLGERATVTSPLHKEVYDLVTGACLTSPALRLRTFATRVVGGYVEVAG
- a CDS encoding chorismate mutase, yielding MTRPGIHASPEPDEVPAELRAARGTIDNIDAALVHLLAERFRCTQQVGVLKARLSLPPSDPAREQRQVARLRALAEEAGLDPVFAEKFLAFIVEEVIRHHTVIADTIATGGDVAGAVPGSVGPGA
- a CDS encoding CbiX/SirB N-terminal domain-containing protein translates to MTTVTTLRPPVGRHPRTRAAVAPALLACSHGTSAPDGQAAVAGLVAAVAARRRDLVVAPAFVDVQQPDVPVTLAGLGERAVRIVPLLLSAGYHVHVDLARAARGAHEAVVGPALGPDLRLAEILARRLREAGLGPGDSVVLAAAGSSDPRAVADCRVQATMLAGVLGRGVTAGFISAAQPALADAVAEARRARPGARVAVATYLLAPGYFADLAAACGADLVSAPLLLPEEAPADLVDVVLDRYAAPARPPTPAVRR